The genomic segment GCCCGCCGGCGGGTGCGTCCGGGACGGACCATCAGAAGTCGCGCTGGACACGGATGCGGATCTGCGTCGTGTCGTAGTGCTTCTCGGTATAGGCCGGCAGGCCGTTCACGGTGACGGGGCGGGTCGCGTCGGCGTCGCGCCCGCCGAGGAGGCCGGTGCCGATATAGGCTCCCTCGATGCCGATATCGAGATCCTTGACCGGCGACCAGATCAGGCTCGCGCCAGCGATGATCTGGTAGTTGTCGCGCAGGATCGGGTTGGATGCGAAGGCCGCGCCGGTCGGCGGCGCGGAGGAGCCGACGAGGTTGTTGACGAGACTGAACGCCTCGCGGGTGCCGCGCCGAAACCCGACCTCGCCATAGCTCCCGAAGACGGCGGAGCGCCATTCGGGCGCCCAGTAATGCAGGAGGGAGGCGGTCGCCGTGAAGCTCTTCGACAGGTCGATCCGGCCGGTCAGCGGGTTGATCACCGCGTCGGCCAGGGCCTGTACGAAGGGGCCGCCCTGCACCGGGGTGAGCTGGCTGCTATAGTTGCCGGTGAAGAACGAGAAGCCGGTATAAATCAGCGCGCCCTCGCCGTAGGCGCCCTGCAGGTAGAGCCCGTCACCCGCGGCGATCCAGGGCAGGTTGAGCTTGAGGCCGCCCTGCACCGCCCAACCGTGATCGGTCTGTGATCCCGATGTGATGCCGCGGGTGGCGAGCAGGGCTGCGGCGGTGCCGGCGCCCACCGGCCCCGTCGCGGAACCTGGCGCGGCGGTCAGGGTGGAGATGCCGGAATTGGCGATGAAGCCGCCGATATTGACGTCCTTGACGGCGGCCGAGAGTTGGATCGAGCCCCAGCCCGCATCGTAGCGTAGCGCCCCGACGAAGTCCGGCATGCGCGAGCGCTGCACCGCGTCGACGAAGACGGCCGTGCTGGCGGTACCGTTGGCATTGGTGCCGAGGATGACGGGGCTCGGAGCGGTGACGAAGACGTTGTTCACGCCGCTCTGGCCGGGGATGGTCCCGGTGGGGGCGGCCGAGGCGGCGTAGAACGGGTTCTTGCGGAGGTTCGGATCCTCCATCGACAGCGTCGCCGACCAGCCCTCCCCCATCTTGGACGTGTAGGCCAGGAGGTTGGTGGAGGGCATGTCCGACCCCGCCGTCGAGCCGATCAGCTCGTAATCGTGGGCGTAGAAGTCGAAGAACGAGGAGGCGCGGCCCGCTGTCAGCCCGGCGAATTGAACGAAGGCCTTGTCGGCCACGACATAGTTCTGGACCCGGCCGAGCGAGTCCTGGCCGGTCGCCGGAAAGGCGTTGCCGATGCGTTGCTGCGTGCCCGACGCCATGGTCACGCCGGTACGGCTCGCGGCCTCCACGCGCAGGAAAGCGCGCAGGGTCCCGTAGCCGGTCTGGGTGCGCGCATCGACGTTCATGCGCATCAGCCCACGGTACTGCGACAGGTCGCCCGCACTGTTGGTGCGGTTCTGGACCGGGATGGACCTGGCCTCGAAGCGGGCGCGGCCCGAAACGCGCAGGCAGGTGTCGGTACCGGGGATATAGAAGAAGCCTGCACCGCTCGCGCTGCAGACCCGGACGAACTCGATCGGGACCGCCTTCCTGACGGGCAGGTCAGCCGCCCGGGCGGCGTCGACGGCCATCACGGCCGTGACCGCGATCGCGGCTCCCGCCAGACCTGTGGTTGCAATCCGCCCCATCCACCGGACCTCCGCCATCAGCCCCGCCCCCTTACGGCGCCGAGTCGCCCGCCATGCCGCCGCCTGAGGAGACATGACGACGGCCGAGAGCACGACTTGCATAACGTTTGTGCAGACTGCGCAGACATGGCCCATCTTCATGGAGTATTGTATAAGCAGTAATCAATACTGAAATACTAGAACCCTGTAGTTGACCCGTCACGCACAATCGCACGTTGCCGCAGATCGGCGCCTGCCTGTGACTTTTCAGCCGCACCCCGGCCCCTCGACGCGGCCGGTCGGGATGAAACGGAGGATCCGATCGTGGCGAGGGGGCAGCCCGGCGCAGGGGAGCCGGATCGTGCGATCGCGCGGGCTCAGCCGAGACGCGCCCCTGCACGGAGGAGTTGAGAGGCCTACCTTGCCGTACGGGCCAAGAAGAAGATTTGATTTAATCCCGAAAAAATCAGGTCATCAGGAGGTTTCGTCCGGGCCGTTGCAGGCGGGGGACAAAGGACGAAGGCATTCCAGTGACTGAAATACGCAGTTCAACTCCCTGATATCGCTCTGTTTTGGCCCCGTGCCGCCATGTGGAAAACCCGTCGACGCAAGAGCGGCGGATTCACGGCTCCGCCGACAAAATGCATCGATCAAAGCAGGGGTCCTTGCACTGGTATACCAGTCTAGGCGATCTCTAGCCGGCCCCGAGCGAACTCTGCGAAAGAACAGGAGCGGTGTGGTGAAGCGGTCGGTTCTCTGCGCGTCGTTACTTGCCGGCGCCTCTATTCCCCTCTTCATCGGTCCGGTGCTGGCCCAGAGCGGCCCCTTTGCCGCCCCCCTGGAAACACGGCCCGTCACGGCCACGGAGGCCGCGACCGCCACGATGCAGACGGGGATCGCCGCGTCCCGCAAGAAGCAGGACGGCCCCTACTTCGCGGCCCAGCCGTCCAAGCCGCCGAACTTCCTCTACAAGGGGTTCGGCGAGCCGGAGAACTGGCGCATCAGCGGCTCGTTCCGGCCGCGGGTGGAGGGCATCGCCAACCAGTTCCGCCCGGTGCCGACCTTCGCGGCCAACGACATCCTGAACTCGTACCTCACCACCCTGCACGTGGAGTACGGGATCAAGGGACCGGTGCGCGTCGGCGTCGAGCTGTTCGACAGCCGCGGCTACTTCCAGCAGCGCAACTCCTCCGCCTTCACCACGGAGATCAACGCCCTCGAACCGGGCCAGGCCTATCTCAACTTCGACACCGGCGATCTCGGTGACAACGGCTCGAAGAGCAGCCTCACGGTTGGCCGCTTCACCAAGAACATCGGCTCGCGCCGCCTCGTCTCGCGCCAGCAGTTCCGCAACACCATCAACGCCTATACCGGCGTGAGCTTCGACTGGCAGGGCGTGGGCAAGGACAAGTTCACGGCGCTGTGGGTGATGCCGCACACCCGCCTGCCGGACGACGTCAACGGCATCCTCGACAACGGCATCGAGTTCGACCGCGAGAGCCTGAACCTGCAGCTCTTCGGCGCCTCCTATACCTTCGCCAACATCTTCGGCGGCACGTTCGAGCTCTACGGCTACGGCCTCTACGAGCAGGATTCGGGCAC from the Methylorubrum extorquens genome contains:
- a CDS encoding putative porin (Evidence 3 : Putative function from multiple computational evidences; PubMedId : 1370281; Product type t : transporter), giving the protein MGRIATTGLAGAAIAVTAVMAVDAARAADLPVRKAVPIEFVRVCSASGAGFFYIPGTDTCLRVSGRARFEARSIPVQNRTNSAGDLSQYRGLMRMNVDARTQTGYGTLRAFLRVEAASRTGVTMASGTQQRIGNAFPATGQDSLGRVQNYVVADKAFVQFAGLTAGRASSFFDFYAHDYELIGSTAGSDMPSTNLLAYTSKMGEGWSATLSMEDPNLRKNPFYAASAAPTGTIPGQSGVNNVFVTAPSPVILGTNANGTASTAVFVDAVQRSRMPDFVGALRYDAGWGSIQLSAAVKDVNIGGFIANSGISTLTAAPGSATGPVGAGTAAALLATRGITSGSQTDHGWAVQGGLKLNLPWIAAGDGLYLQGAYGEGALIYTGFSFFTGNYSSQLTPVQGGPFVQALADAVINPLTGRIDLSKSFTATASLLHYWAPEWRSAVFGSYGEVGFRRGTREAFSLVNNLVGSSAPPTGAAFASNPILRDNYQIIAGASLIWSPVKDLDIGIEGAYIGTGLLGGRDADATRPVTVNGLPAYTEKHYDTTQIRIRVQRDF
- a CDS encoding conserved exported protein of unknown function (Evidence 4 : Unknown function but conserved in other organisms), which gives rise to MKRSVLCASLLAGASIPLFIGPVLAQSGPFAAPLETRPVTATEAATATMQTGIAASRKKQDGPYFAAQPSKPPNFLYKGFGEPENWRISGSFRPRVEGIANQFRPVPTFAANDILNSYLTTLHVEYGIKGPVRVGVELFDSRGYFQQRNSSAFTTEINALEPGQAYLNFDTGDLGDNGSKSSLTVGRFTKNIGSRRLVSRQQFRNTINAYTGVSFDWQGVGKDKFTALWVMPHTRLPDDVNGILDNGIEFDRESLNLQLFGASYTFANIFGGTFELYGYGLYEQDSGTGLRSVQTRDRRLFTPGLRLARAPRVGEFDYDFEGIYQTGLARETAAAADQRDLTVSAYFVHAEVGYTLDHEWKPRLSLHYDHASGDRANDGKFSRFDTLFGARRFEYGPTGLYGPVQRANLISPSIRAEITPSPVWDAFIAYRPLWLESATDTFAATLIRDRTGRSGTFAGHQIEGRLRYWIIPNEMILDTGLAYLAKGDFLRNAPNAPDTGDTFYGYLNTTLFF